GGAGACACGCCCTCCCGCCGGCGTGTAGGCAAGCGCGTTCCCGATCACGTTGATGAGCACCTGCGAAAGGCGATCACGGTCGCCTCGGACGTGCAGCTCTTCCCCCGCCTCGACTTCGACGGCGACACCCTTGGCTTCGAACTGGACCTGCAGGTGCTCGATCACCTGGGTAACGAGTCGTGTCAGATCGAGTTCCTCGAGGTTCAACGGCTGAGCACCCTCTTCTGCCCGGGACAGCGCTCCCAGGTCCTCCGTCAGCCGCTTGAGCCGCCGAACTTCACGATCCCAGGCCGCGAGCATTTCCGGGGTCGGCTCAAAAACACCGTCGAGAAGCCCTTCGACGTACCCCTCGATGGTGGCGAGCGGCGTTCGGAGCTCATGAGCAACCTCCGAGATGAGTCGCACCCGCCGTTGTTCCGTCTCGTCGAGCGCCTGCGCCAGAGCGTTCACGTCTCGAGCAACCGCCGCCAGCTCTATCTCGGCAGGGAGGTCGACCCGCTCCTCGTACGAACCGCCTGCCATGCGACGCGTCACCCTGCGGATCGATGCCAGCGGAGCAAGGATTCTCCGGGTCGCGAACGACGCGATCGCCATCCCGGCGAGACCGGCCACCAGGAGCGCCACGGCAAGCGCACGACGTAGCGATCCGTCGAACGCGTCGCGCAGACCCTGCTCGACGGTTGGCGTGAGGAAGCCCTGCGACATACCCGACATGTCCCGACCCGTCATCATGTCGTCCATGATCATGTCCGGAGACATCATCATCTCATTCATACTTCGGACGTCGCCTTCGAAGTACGCGGGGGCCAGCAGCTCGACCATCACGACCAGCGTGACTGCGCCGATCAGGATCACGACGAGATATGACACCATGAGCCTCGTGCGCAGACTCCCGAACGGCCGTGTCATGGCGCCTCGCCGATGAACTTGTAGCCCACACCGCGAACTGTGGCGATGAAGCGGGGATCGGCGGAATCCTCACCGAGACGCTTTCTCAGATTGGAGATGTGTACGTCGACCACTCGGTCCATCAAGAAGTAGTCCCCACCCCATACCTGTTCCATGAGCTGATCTCGCGTGAACACCCTCCGGGGCGCGCGAGCGAGGGTCGAGAGGAGATCGAACTCGAGCGCGCTGAGCTCCACAGGCCGCTCCTCGCAGAACACCTCCCTGGCACCGAGGTCGATACGAAGGCCTTCGAACTCGAGTAGATCGCCACGTCCGTGCACAGATCGGGCTCTGCGAAGCACCGCGGTGATACGAGCGGTGAGTTCCCTCGGCGAGAACGGTTTGGTCACATAGTCGTCTGCGCCAACCGTCAGTCCAACGACCCGATCGACCTCTTCCGTCCGTGCGGTCAGCATGATGACCGGGACATCGGATGTGACGCGTAGCTCGCGGAGCACTTCGAATCCGTCGAGGCCCGGGAGACCAACGTCGAGAACCACGAGATCAAAGTCCCGAGATGCGAGCAGAGCGAGCCCCTGCTCGCCGTCGGTCGCCTCCGTCACCTCGAACCCGCCGGCGGCGAGGTAGGACGACAGCATGATTCGGAGATCTTCCTCGTCGTCGATGACAAGGATCCGCTTTCCTTTCATGACAACGATGGTAGGGCGCAGGATCTCCCGCGCCCGACCGATTCGTTCACCCGGGGGCTGCTGCTACCGGCCGCCACGCATGCCACCACCGTTGCCATAACCCGGCGTCGACCCGTTGCCATAGCCGGAGCCCATCATCGAGCCGTGGCCGGAACCGTCCGCGCCCCACATGGATTCGTGCATCTCATCCATTCGGTCATGGTCCGGGTCGTTACCGTTCCAGACCGAATCGTGCATCTCGTCCATCCATTCTTCCGACTGCACACCATCGGCGCCTCGCATCGAAGCGTGCATCTCGTCGGTGCACTCATCACCGTTCCGGGCCGAGTCGTGCGTTGCGTCCATCCCTTCATGCCCGACACCTGCCGGAATGATGCCGGGAGTCGAGACCGGCGAGGGAGCTGGTGCCGGTGCTTGGGAGAACGCAAAGGCGACGGCCGGTGTCACGAGCAAACCGAGGATCACGGCCCCCGCTATCAGATATCTTTTCTTCATGATGATCATGTCCTTCCTGCTCATCGGGATCCGGATGATGTCCGTCTCCCGCTCCGTCTTGTCTGTTGGGATACAGCCAAGCGGATCGGCATCAAGGAACGTCCGATGGCTCGGTAAAGCTTCTGTAATGACGCGCACCCGCCTCAGGTCGGTCCGTAGGAGCGACCTGAGGCCCGAGCCACGAGGGCCCTTCGTTCCGAACACGGGTCGCTCATCTGTCGGGCCCTCCGTCACGTTCACGTCCTCGAACCGGACGCGAAGGCGGCCCCCAATCGAGAGAGCGACCGTTCGACAAAGCGCCGGCTGTGCGACCGTTCCCCTCGACCCTCACCTGGTCCGTCGGTAGCAGGGCCCACCGGCGAATCCCACTGCAGTGCTACGAGCCTGGCGGGGCCTGGAGATTGCCACCTACCCTCGATTGAGGCACTTCCCCTCGCAGCATGGTGTCCAAGGTGGAGCTCAGGAGGCCTGCGTTGGACTCACCGACGATCTTCGCCGCCACGATCCCCTCGGGATCGATGAAGAACGTCTCGGGGATGCCATAGACGCCATACTCGATGGCCACACGCGAGCCTTCGTCCGTCACACTGTCATACCCGCGGCCCAACTCGTCCAGGAACCGGATCGCCGCTTCCGGCTTGTCCTGGAACACGATGCCGACGAAACGAACACCCTTGTCCTCGTATCTGAGTGCGGTCCTCACGAGATCATTGTGTTCGGCCCGGCAGGCGACACACCATGATGCCCAGAAGTTCACCACGACGATCTGGCCTCTGAGGCTTTCCAGTGACAAGGTCCCTTCCTTCTCGAGGTAGGGAAGCTCGAACGCGGGAGCTTCCTTTCCGAGAAGCGGAGACTTCACCAAGCTGGGGTCCATCCCGAATCGGCTGCCGAAGACCACTCCCAACAAGATGCCGGCCACGGCAACCAGCACCGCGGCCCACCGCGCGTATCGAACACGCGGCGCAGTCTCGTCCTTGTCGATCCCGAGGCGCTTGTCGCCGTCCTGACGTACCTCCCCCTCGGGTTGCTTGGATTCGGGCTTCATGCATCTCCCTCGACGAACCGCCAGAGCGAACAAGATCTGCGCCGGTTCACATCTTGTGGCTCCTACGCCCTTGATGTCCTACAGATCGTAGTAGCCGGCGACTTTCTGGCCGAACCCGTCAGAGTGTGGCTCTCCACACCCGCACCGTCATCCCTGCCCTGAATCGTTTCGACGGTCTCTCTCCAGCCCGCGCTCTCCCAGGCGAGACCATCGTTCCTCTACCGTCGCCGTGCGGGTGTGGTGTCCCGACGCCGTCGCGACAGTGCCATCCATATGCCACCCGCTACGACCGGAATGGGGAGCAGCCACACCACCAGCGTCTTCCCCGAGAAAGGAGGATCGAGCAGGATCGCCTCCCCATAGGAGGCCTCGAAATACGCGATGATCTGATCGTCGGTCTCGCCTGCCGCAACCTTTTCCTCAACGACGTCCATCATCGCTC
This genomic interval from Actinomycetota bacterium contains the following:
- a CDS encoding HAMP domain-containing histidine kinase, with product MTRPFGSLRTRLMVSYLVVILIGAVTLVVMVELLAPAYFEGDVRSMNEMMMSPDMIMDDMMTGRDMSGMSQGFLTPTVEQGLRDAFDGSLRRALAVALLVAGLAGMAIASFATRRILAPLASIRRVTRRMAGGSYEERVDLPAEIELAAVARDVNALAQALDETEQRRVRLISEVAHELRTPLATIEGYVEGLLDGVFEPTPEMLAAWDREVRRLKRLTEDLGALSRAEEGAQPLNLEELDLTRLVTQVIEHLQVQFEAKGVAVEVEAGEELHVRGDRDRLSQVLINVIGNALAYTPAGGRVSVDIGSEGSDVLVRVTDTGLGLTPDQQTQVFERFYRVDHSGPGGTGIGLTIARGIVRQHGGDITATSAGLGEGATFVIRIPST
- a CDS encoding response regulator transcription factor, producing MKGKRILVIDDEEDLRIMLSSYLAAGGFEVTEATDGEQGLALLASRDFDLVVLDVGLPGLDGFEVLRELRVTSDVPVIMLTARTEEVDRVVGLTVGADDYVTKPFSPRELTARITAVLRRARSVHGRGDLLEFEGLRIDLGAREVFCEERPVELSALEFDLLSTLARAPRRVFTRDQLMEQVWGGDYFLMDRVVDVHISNLRKRLGEDSADPRFIATVRGVGYKFIGEAP
- a CDS encoding redoxin domain-containing protein translates to MKPESKQPEGEVRQDGDKRLGIDKDETAPRVRYARWAAVLVAVAGILLGVVFGSRFGMDPSLVKSPLLGKEAPAFELPYLEKEGTLSLESLRGQIVVVNFWASWCVACRAEHNDLVRTALRYEDKGVRFVGIVFQDKPEAAIRFLDELGRGYDSVTDEGSRVAIEYGVYGIPETFFIDPEGIVAAKIVGESNAGLLSSTLDTMLRGEVPQSRVGGNLQAPPGS
- a CDS encoding cytochrome c-type biogenesis protein CcmH, whose amino-acid sequence is MSSSRLPGTLLTLLLAAIVIIGFVLGDPTPENRVLAIGRRIMCPVCQGESIATSPSETARAMMDVVEEKVAAGETDDQIIAYFEASYGEAILLDPPFSGKTLVVWLLPIPVVAGGIWMALSRRRRDTTPARRR